The genomic window TCAGCGATTAGCGTGAGCGCCTGCGCGCGCAGCGGGTCAGTCTCGAATAAAATTTCGTGACGCGCGCCCGTCATCGTTATCGGGCCGTTATTTTCACAGGGATGACCTGCCCGGGCCATGGCCTGACAGAACGCCCAGTGGCTACGATTGTCGACGATTTTTTCTTCTCCGGCCTGCAGCAGCACCGGCGTGGTGATAGCCTCAGCCTGCGCCATCACCTGCTGTGCGTCAGCATATTGACCATGAACGGCCGGGGCCGCCAGGCGCCGGTACCTACCGCATAGAGATCGCGCATGGCTGGGCCAGAAACAGCGCCAATATGGCGCCGCCCATGGAGTGCGCCAGCGCGAAGCGTCGGCGGTAACCCGCCGGTTGGACAACCCGTTGCCAGAAATGGGCGAAATCGCTGACATAATCAGCGAACTGCAATACATGCCCGCGGTGGCTGTCCGCCAGCAATCGCCCGGAAAGCCCTTGTCCACGGTGATCAATAATCATCACATCATAGCCGCACTGAAACAGATCATAAGCCACTTCAGGGTATTTGACATAGCTTTCAATACGGCCAGTGCTGATGACCACCACTTTATCATGATCGGGGGCGCAAAAGCGCACAAAGCGAATCGGCAGCGACTGCGCCCCGGCGAATTCCCCTTCTTCTCGCCCGCGCCAAAAATCCAGCAGCTCGCCGGCAGAGAACGCGGCAAATTGCCGTTCACGGGTTAACCACTCCGCGTTACGCACCCGGCACATCGCCCGGCGTCGCCTCAGCGCGACAAAATGAGATTAATGCCGAAGCCGGCAAACAACACACCGGCCACGCCATCAATCCAGCGCGCAAGACGCTGATAGCCGCGGCGCATCGCCGGCAGGGCGAATACCACCGCCACCAGGGAAAACCACAGCAGGGTTTCGCCCAAAATCAGGGCAAATATTCCTAAGCGGGCGCCGGCGCCCACATCATCGCCAACGAAGAGCGAGAAGACGATACCAAAGTAAATGACCGCCTTGGGGTTGGCTAGATTGGTTAACAAACCGCGCAAAAAGCGATGTTCCCACCCGCCGCTGGCGGCAACCTCCACGGCCGGCGCGTCACCCGCGGGCGCCCGTCGGCGCGCTGCGCGCAGCAATTGCCAGCCCATCCAGCAAAGATACAGACCGCCGCCCAGATGGCTACCCCAAGGATAATGCCCAGGACGCCGTACATCGCCTGGCGACGCGAGCGGCTGGCGGCCGTCTGCGAGACGAAAAAGGAATCGGGACCGGGCGACATCAGGGCAATCAGGTGCACCAGCGCCACGGTAACAAACAGCATAAACATAGTTTTCCTGCTCCAGAAATAAAACGCCGAGGCACGATGCCCCACGCGTCAGGGGGTACCTATCCCGGGACGCCGCTGCCAAAGCCTGGCGAACCTATCGGCCTTACCGCCTTTAACGCAGGGTCGGCCGCGAGCCCTCATCAGACAGGTGTTCACGGATAAGGGCCAGAAACGGCAGACCGAAACGCTCCAGTTTGCGGTTGCCCACCCCATTAACCCGCAGCATCTGGCCGCTGTCGGTGGGCAGCTGCTCTGCCATTTCCAAGAGCGTGGCGTCGTTAAACACCACATAGGGCGGGACATTGGCCTCATCCGCCAGCGCTTTACGCAGCTTGCGCAGCTTGGCGAACAGCGGGCGATCATAGTTGCCACCGTAGGTTTTGGGAGCCGAGCGGGTTTTCAGATTGGTCACCCGCGGCTCCGCCAGCATCAAGTCCACCTCACCCCTGAGCACTGGCCGCGCCGACTCTGTTAGCTGTAACACCGAATGCTGAGTAATATTCTGGCTGACCAGCCCCAGATGGATCAATTGCCGCAGCAGGCTTATCCAATGCTCATTGCTGCGCTCGCGGCCGATACCGTAAACTGGCAGCCGGTCGTGCGCATTTTCGCGGATACGCTGGCTGTTGGCGCCTCTGAGTACCTCAACGACATAGGCCATACCGAAACGCTGCCCGACCCGGTAAATGCAGGAGAGCGCTTTGCGCGCTTCTTCCAGCCCATCGTAGCGCTTGGGCGGATCAAGGCAGATGTCGCAGTTGCCGCAGTTGCCGCAGTTGCCGCAGTTGCCGCAGTTGCCGCATGCCATCTGACGACCTTCGCCGAAATAGTTCAGCAGCACCAGCCGCCGGCAGGTCTGCGCCTCGGCGAAGGCGCCCATTGCGTTGAGCTTATGGCGCTCGATGTCCTGCTGCTGGCCGATAGGTTTCTCTTCCAGACAGCGCCGCAGCCAGGCCATGTCCGCCTGATCATACAGCAAAATGGCTTCTGCCGGCAGACCGTCGCGGCCGGCACGTCCAGTTTCCTGGTAATAGGATTCGATGGTGCGCGGGATGTCGAAGTGCAGCACAAAGCGCACGTTGGGCTTATTGATGCCCATGCCGAAGGCGACCGTCGCCACCACGACCTGCAAATCGTCACGCTGAAACGCCTCTTGCACCTGAGCGCGGCGAGCGTTTTCCAGGCCCGCGTGATAGGCGGCCACGCTGACGCCGCGACTTTGCAAACGCGCGCTCAGATCTTCCACCCGCGAACGGCTATTGCAATAAATAATACCGCTTTTACCGCGCTGGCCCTGCACGAAGTGCCAGAGCTGCTCAAAGGGTTTGTACTTCTCCACCAGCGTGTAGCGGATATTGGGACGGTCGAAGCTGCTGAGCTGGACCAGCGGATCGCGTAAGTCCAGCAGGCGCAGGATATCCTGCCGCGTCGCTTCATCCGCGGTGGCGGTCAGCGCGAGGAACGGCAGCGTCGTGAAATGACGTTTGATTTGTCCGAGCGCGCGATATTCCGGGCGGAAGTCATGCCCCCATTGAGAAATGCAGTGCGCCTCGTCCACAGCGATCATCGCCAGCCGCCACTGCTGCAATTGCTCGAGCATGTTGTCCATCATCAGACGCTCGGGGGCGATGTAGAGCATTTTAATGCGCCCGGCGCGGCACGCCGCCATCACCTCGTACTGCTGCTCGCGACTTTGGGTGGAGTTCAGGCAGGCCGCCGCAACGCCGTTGGCCAGCAGTTGATCAACCTGGTCCTTCATCAGCGAAATCAGCGGCGAGACTACCAGCGTCAGCCCGTCCATCACCAGAGCAGGGATCTGATAGCACAGCGATTTACCGCCGCCGGTGGGCATGACCACCAGACAGTCTCGGCCGCTGAGCACCGCGTGAATGATCGCTTGCTGGCCCGGCCGAAACTGCTGGTAGCCGAAGGTGTCGTGCAACACCTGCTCCGCCAACACTTCCCGCTGGATTATTTCCGCCGTAGACACATCTGCTCCAACTTTGTCTTCAAACGAACGCCGCAGCGGCGTCCGTGGTTAAGTCCCTGTGAATTACATCATATCATTGAGCATAAAGCCCATCCCGATACACGTCTGGCGATGATTATAATCGATTAGCGACTCGCCATAACCACTAAACACCTGGGTATAAAAACGGACGTGCCGGCTGACGGGATAGCTCCAGCCCACCTGCGCTCCACCGTAGCCGCTGTTCCAGTTGTAGCGTCCTTCCGCGCTGAAGATACTTTCTCCCCAGGCATAACCTATCTTCAGCCGGTAGTGGCCCATATACTTGATAATATCGGGATTATCGCTGCTGTCGTCCAGCCGCAGCCACGGCTTCACTTCTACCTGCCAGTTCCCGTTTTGCGCCATGAGCCGCGTATAGGCGCGGTTCCAGCTGCGCGAAGTGGGATCCGAGCGGCCGTTGGACTGATGGTTCAGACCCAGCTCCACATCGCGCAAGGTCCAGCCTGCGAAATCATAATCCGTTGCCCAGCCAATGAACAGCTGAGGTTCATAGTTGGTTTCGCGAAAGGGCGACGATTCTTCACTGTTGGATAACTGCCACCAAGAGCGCTGGGTATAGGACGCGCCCAGCAACGAATTATCGCCCGCGATACCGCGCCACAACGGAAATCCCAGGCTTAATTGGAAAGCCACTTCGTCTTTTTTGGCGTTATTGGCCCAATCGTAGCTGCTTATCGCCTGTTTATTGATGTTGCTGGTATAGGTGTAGAGCAGGTAGTTGCTCTCATACGGGTAAAGCGTGAAGGGATTGTCGTGCTCCTGTAACAGATTGGCAATGATGCTTCCCTTCACCGCCGGTGTATCATGGATCTTCTCAACCGTGGCTTCTTGAGCGTAAACGAAAGAAGTCGATCCCAGCAAGAAAGCGGTTGCCCCCCAAAGTTTGCGCATAAAATGTTCTCCGAAAGCGCGTAACCCACCAACAAAATCATTCAAAGCTAATCATTTTACACGCTCTTAGAACTTTGTTTTAGGGAAAACTGCCTAAAGTTAACGGCGCCACCCAAGGCTGGTAATCCACATTAATTAAGCATACTATGAACATAAATATTACATCACTCCGCGCATTAAGCGTTGCCCCAATCCGGAATTAACTATGTCTGCAACACCGCTTACCGCCGATCACGTCCGCCGCTTGATCAGGGATATCTTTGTCTATCATATGCCGTTCAACCGCGAATTGGGTCTGAACTTGACTCGCCATGAGAGCGATGCCGCACAACTCGAATTTGAGCGCGATGAAAAGCTGGTGGGCAACGCCCTTCAGCGCATTCTTCACGGCGGCGTGATCGCGTCGGTGCTGGACGTCGCCGCCGGGATCACCTGCGTGACCAGCGCGCTATTGCGCCAGCCCGCGCTTTCGGAGCAGGATCTGCGCCACCGTCTGGCGCGCATGGGCACAATCGACATGCGGGTGGATTATCTGCTGCCCGGCCACGGTGAGCGGTTTATCGTCACCAGCCATCTGCTGCGCGGCGGCAACAAGATTTCCGTGGCGCGTGCGGAGCTGCGCAATGACCGGGGGCATCATCTCGCCACCGCCACCGCTAACTATCTGGTAGGCTGACCGATGAGTGACAATAGCGCCCGTCAGGGTGTGTTGTGCGCCCTCGGAGCCTATTTTATCTGGGGCCTGGCGCCCGCCTATTTCAAATTGATAGCCCAGGTGCCCGCCAACGAAATTCTCGCGCACCGTATTTTATGGTCGGTGGTGTTTATGTTGGTGCTGCTGACCCTTGGCCGCCGCTGGCCGCAGGTGCGCCAGTCTTTACGGCGCGGCAAATTGCTGCTGGCCCTGGCGCTGACCTCTGTGCTGGTCGGCAGCAACTGGCTGCTGTTTATTTGGGCGGTCAATCACCACCATATGCTGGAAGCCAGCCTCGGCTACTTTATCAACCCGCTGGTCAACGTATTGCTCGGCATGCTGTTTTTGGGGGAACGGTTTCGCCGGCTGCAGTGGCTGGCGGGGATGCTGGCGTTCGCCGGCGTGCTGGTACAACTGTGGATGTTCGGTTCACTGCCGCTTATCGCCTTGGGGCTGGCGCTCACTTTCGCCCTGTATGGCCTGTTGCGCAAAACGATCGGTATCGACGCGCAAACCGGCATGCTCATCGAAACCCTCTGGCTGATGCCGGCGGCCGCCTATTACCTGTTTATCGTCGCCGATAGCCCGACCAGCCATCTCGGCGCCAACGGCTGGCATCTTAATCTGCTACTCGCCTCCGCGGGCGTGCTGACCACGGTACCGCTGCTGCTATTTACCACTGCCGCGAACCGACTGCGCCTGTCGACGCTCGGTTTTTTCCAGTATCTGGGGCCGACGTTGATGTTCCTGCTGGCGGTAGGATTTTATGGCGAGGCATTAAGCGCCGATAAGCTCTATACCTTCGCCTTTATTTGGCTGGCGCTCGGGGTTTTCATTACCGACGCCCTTCTGACCCAGCGGCGGCGGCTTTCGGTCGCTTGAGGCTGCCTCAGCTGCGCGACTGGCTGGTCGGACGCCGGACAGAGATGCAGGAGATAAAACACGCCATCGCAGGCCCGAACAGCAGAATGGCGAATAAACGCAGGCTTTGCATCGCCATGACAAAACCGATGTTTACCTGACTGCCGGCGGCGATAATCGCCACGATATCCAAGCCTCCGGGGCTGGTGGCCAGATAAGCGGTCAGCAAATCCACCGGCAGCAGTTTATTCAACAGCCAGGCCATGGCGCCGCACAGCAGCATCAGGCCGACGATGGACGCCAGCATCTGCGGTAGCGTTTTTAGCGCCAACAGCACGATAGCGCGGGTGAAGCGCAGGCCAACGCTCCAGCCGAAAATGCATAGGCCAGCGCCAGCAGCAGCGGACCGGCGGGAATACGCAGCCGGCGGCCGAGAGTATCGCCCCCACGGGCCGCCACCGCCAGCGTGGCGATAAAGCAGAGCGTCCAACGGCGGAAACCACATTCCGCCGGCGCGACAGCCCCCCGGTTGGCCCGGGCAGGCTGCTAAACCTGACCAGCACCGCCAAAATGGAAGGTGAGAGAGCGCCGGCTAGTCATGCACCCCAGGATGGCCTGGCAGCCGATGAACACCTTGGGCGATATGGCGATGCGGGAGCCGGACAAGGCCATCACCAGACCAACCATCATGGGACCTAGAGCAGCGCGGCGGGAACGTGGTAATGTTGCAGGATAAATCCCAGCGCCAGCCAACACGCCAACACGCCAACACGCCAACACGCCAACACGCCAACAGGATCAGCAATTGGAGATAAACCGGCAAAGCTTTCATGAATGAAGGTCGTTTCAAAGCAGGCGTAGGTAGCCATTTTATCACATTGCGGCCGCGGAGGGAAAATATCCTGCGTCCGGATCGGCGCCCTGACCGGCCGCCGTCGTCGTCTCCTCCGCCACTCCCTACAGCCAGTTTTTGCGCTTGAAATACAAATACGGCGCCAGCCCGGCCAAAATCATCAGCATAATGGCGCCCGGATAGCCGAAAGACCATCTGAGCTCGGGCATAAACTCGAAGTTCATACCATAACTGGAGGCAACCAAGGTCGGCGGCAGGAAAACCACCGAGACCACCGAGAATATCTTGATGATGCGGTTCTGCTCGATATTGATAAATCCCATTGCCGCCTGCATCAGGAAGTTCACCTTCTGGAACAACGATTCGTTATGGGGCAGCAACGACTCGATATCGCGCAGCACCTCCCGCGCCTGCTCCAGCTGCCCCGACGGCAGCCGCGCCTTGCGCACCAGAAAGTTCAGTGCACGCTGGGTATCCATCAGGCACAGCCTGACTTTCCAACCCACGTCCTCAAGCTCGGCGAGCGTGGAGAGCGCGTTATCATACTCATCGCCCTGGTGGCCATCCATGATGACCAGGCTCAGCGCTTCCAGATCGCTATAAATATTTTCAATTTCATCCGCCAGTTGCTCGATTTTCGTCTCGAACAAATCCAGCAGCAGCTCGTAGACGTTGCCGTCAATCAGCGTCTGGCTGCGGGTTCGCATCCGGTACAGGCGAAACGCCGGCAGTTCACGCTCGCGCAGGGTATAAAGCCGACCGTCGCGGATAGTAAATGCCACAGTGGCGTTACCGGCGTGATCTTCAGCGTCGGCATAAAAGAAGAAGGAATGAATATGCAGCCCGTCCTCGTCCTCGAAAAAGCGGGCGGACGCTTCGATGTCCTCTAGCTCCAGACGCGTCGCTAGGCTCTGCCCTAGCTCGTGCTGCACCCGTTCGCGCTCGTCATCGCCGGGCTCGATGAGATCCACCCATACCGCATCAAGTAAGGTGCCCTGCTCATCAGCGTCAAGACGCGACAAACGATGGTTTTCCAGTTGAAATGCGTTAAGCATACGCCCTCGTTTCCTTCACGGTAACCAACGGGAAACGCATTAGATCACAGAAATACGGGGTGAGGAGCCACCGTCGAGTTTCAGACCGTCAAAGACCGACTCTGCGCGACATTCATTGAAGGCCGCTGACAAGCACTGAGGCGGCCAGCGCTGGAGGCAGCCTTAGTGGATGTACCTGATAAACAGATTATCGAGCCAGTATCTACTGGGGGTGTCCAAGGCGTAATCCTCTCCTAATAGTAGTGCGCGCATGTTACGCCGAGAAGAAAAAGGCTGTCAATACGTGAGAAAAACCGTTTGGCCAGTTTCTGTACAATAGCGCGGCGGGTCAAACGGTTTCCAGGCGGGCGTAAGCAACCACCAGCCATTTGATGCCCTGGCCTTGAAACGCAATTTGCAGACGGCTATGTTCGCCGCTGCCTTCCAGATTGACTACCGTACCCTCACCAAATTTCGGATGGCGAACCCGCTGGCCAAGGGTGAAACCGCTATCGCTTTCGCTTAACGGCGCACCAATGCGCTGCTGGCTGGCCGGACGGGTCACGCTGGCGCGCAGCCGCACTTCTTCCACGCACGCCGGCGGCAGTTCGCCGACAAAGCGCGACGGCCGGTGGTAAGCCTCTTTGCCATACAGCCGGCGGGTTTCCGCATAGGTAATGGTCAGCTTGTCCATCGCGCGGGTGACGCCGACATACGCCAGGCGGCGCTCTTCTTCTAGGCGCCCGCCTTCGTCCAGCGACATCTGGCTGGGGAACATTCCCTCTTCCATACCGACAATGAACACCTGGGGGAATTCTAGCCCTTTGGCGGAATGCAGCGTCATTAATTGCACCGCGTCCTGATAGGAGTCGGCCTGGCCCTCGCCGGCCTCCAGGGCGGCGTGAGACAGGAACGCCTGCAGCGGCAGCAAATCCTGATCTTCATCGTTGTAGCTAAACTGGCGGGTAGCGGTGACCAGCTCTTCCAGGTTCTCGATACGCGCCTGGCCCTTTTCACCTTTTTCCTGCTCGTACATGCTCCATAGGCCGGAGTTTTTGATCACCCGATCGGTTTGCACATGCAACGGCAGCTCCGCCGTCTCTTCCGCCAGCGCATCAATCAGCTCCAGAAACCGCTGCAGCGCGGCGGCGGCGCGACCGGCCAGCACGCGCTCCGCGAGCAGCGCCCGGCTCGACTGCCACAGCGTCAGCTGACGGTCGCGGGCGGTCTGACGCACGACATCCAGGGTGCGATCGCCGAGGCCGCGCGGCGGCGTATTGACGACCCGTTCATAGGCGGCGTCATCGTTGCGGTTGGCGATAAGCCGCAAATAGGCCAGCGCATCCTTGATTTCCTGACGCTCGAAGAAGCGCATACCTCCATAAATCCGGTAAGGCAACCCCGTTTGCAACAGCGCCTCTTCCAGCACGCGCGACTGGGCGTTGCTGCGATACAAAATGGCGCAGTCCTTGAGCGCCCCACCCTGCTCCTGGCTTACCTTGATGCGGTTTACCACAAAGAGCGCCTCGTCCAGTTCGTTAAAGGCGCAGTAAAGGGTAATCGGTTCGCCTTCAGCGCCCTCGGTCCACAGATTTTTGCCCAGCCGGCCGCCGTTGTGGGCGATAAGGGCGTTGGCCGCCTGCAGGATATTGCTGGTGGAGCGGTAATTTTGCTCCAATCGAATGGTCTGCGCGCCGGGGAAATCGTCCAGGAAGCGCTGGATGTTTTCTACCTGCGCCCCGCGCCAGCCGTAGATCGACTGGTCATCGTCGCCGACGATCATCACATTGCCGTCATCGCCGGCCAGCATGCGGATCCAGGCGTATTGAATTTGGTTGGTATCCTGGAATTCATCCACCAGGATATTGGTAAAACGTTCGCGGTAGTGGCGCAGAATATGCGGCTTGTTTAGCCACAGCTCGTGGGCGCGCAGCAGCAGCTCGGCAAAATCCACCAGCCCGGCGCGGTCGCACGCTTCCTGATAGGCCTGATAGATGCGCTGCCAGGTCGCCTCGACCGGATTGCCGTAACTCTCCACATGCTGCGGACGCAGTCCATCGTCTTTTTTGCCGCCGATATACCACATCGCCTGGCGCGGCGGCCACTGTTTCTCATCCAGATTCATGGCGCGGATAAGGCGTTTTAACAAGCGCAGTTGATCTTCACTATCGAGGATCTGAAAATCCTGCGGCAGGTTGGCATCCTGATGGTGGGCACGCAACAGGCGATGGGCCAGCCCATGGAAGGTACCGATCCACATGCCGCCCTGGCTGGTGCCCACCAGATGTTCGATGCGGTGGCGCATCTCCGC from Sodalis glossinidius str. 'morsitans' includes these protein-coding regions:
- the recQ gene encoding ATP-dependent DNA helicase RecQ; the protein is MSTAEIIQREVLAEQVLHDTFGYQQFRPGQQAIIHAVLSGRDCLVVMPTGGGKSLCYQIPALVMDGLTLVVSPLISLMKDQVDQLLANGVAAACLNSTQSREQQYEVMAACRAGRIKMLYIAPERLMMDNMLEQLQQWRLAMIAVDEAHCISQWGHDFRPEYRALGQIKRHFTTLPFLALTATADEATRQDILRLLDLRDPLVQLSSFDRPNIRYTLVEKYKPFEQLWHFVQGQRGKSGIIYCNSRSRVEDLSARLQSRGVSVAAYHAGLENARRAQVQEAFQRDDLQVVVATVAFGMGINKPNVRFVLHFDIPRTIESYYQETGRAGRDGLPAEAILLYDQADMAWLRRCLEEKPIGQQQDIERHKLNAMGAFAEAQTCRRLVLLNYFGEGRQMACGNCGNCGNCGNCGNCDICLDPPKRYDGLEEARKALSCIYRVGQRFGMAYVVEVLRGANSQRIRENAHDRLPVYGIGRERSNEHWISLLRQLIHLGLVSQNITQHSVLQLTESARPVLRGEVDLMLAEPRVTNLKTRSAPKTYGGNYDRPLFAKLRKLRKALADEANVPPYVVFNDATLLEMAEQLPTDSGQMLRVNGVGNRKLERFGLPFLALIREHLSDEGSRPTLR
- the pldA gene encoding phospholipase A; translation: MRKLWGATAFLLGSTSFVYAQEATVEKIHDTPAVKGSIIANLLQEHDNPFTLYPYESNYLLYTYTSNINKQAISSYDWANNAKKDEVAFQLSLGFPLWRGIAGDNSLLGASYTQRSWWQLSNSEESSPFRETNYEPQLFIGWATDYDFAGWTLRDVELGLNHQSNGRSDPTSRSWNRAYTRLMAQNGNWQVEVKPWLRLDDSSDNPDIIKYMGHYRLKIGYAWGESIFSAEGRYNWNSGYGGAQVGWSYPVSRHVRFYTQVFSGYGESLIDYNHRQTCIGMGFMLNDMM
- a CDS encoding thioesterase family protein, with product MSATPLTADHVRRLIRDIFVYHMPFNRELGLNLTRHESDAAQLEFERDEKLVGNALQRILHGGVIASVLDVAAGITCVTSALLRQPALSEQDLRHRLARMGTIDMRVDYLLPGHGERFIVTSHLLRGGNKISVARAELRNDRGHHLATATANYLVG
- the rarD gene encoding EamA family transporter RarD encodes the protein MSDNSARQGVLCALGAYFIWGLAPAYFKLIAQVPANEILAHRILWSVVFMLVLLTLGRRWPQVRQSLRRGKLLLALALTSVLVGSNWLLFIWAVNHHHMLEASLGYFINPLVNVLLGMLFLGERFRRLQWLAGMLAFAGVLVQLWMFGSLPLIALGLALTFALYGLLRKTIGIDAQTGMLIETLWLMPAAAYYLFIVADSPTSHLGANGWHLNLLLASAGVLTTVPLLLFTTAANRLRLSTLGFFQYLGPTLMFLLAVGFYGEALSADKLYTFAFIWLALGVFITDALLTQRRRLSVA
- the corA gene encoding magnesium/cobalt transporter CorA, with the translated sequence MLNAFQLENHRLSRLDADEQGTLLDAVWVDLIEPGDDERERVQHELGQSLATRLELEDIEASARFFEDEDGLHIHSFFFYADAEDHAGNATVAFTIRDGRLYTLRERELPAFRLYRMRTRSQTLIDGNVYELLLDLFETKIEQLADEIENIYSDLEALSLVIMDGHQGDEYDNALSTLAELEDVGWKVRLCLMDTQRALNFLVRKARLPSGQLEQAREVLRDIESLLPHNESLFQKVNFLMQAAMGFINIEQNRIIKIFSVVSVVFLPPTLVASSYGMNFEFMPELRWSFGYPGAIMLMILAGLAPYLYFKRKNWL
- the uvrD gene encoding DNA helicase II — protein: MDVSDLLNSLNDKQREAVVAPRGNLLVLAGAGSGKTRVLVHRIAWLLSVENCSPYSVMAVTFTNKAAAEMRHRIEHLVGTSQGGMWIGTFHGLAHRLLRAHHQDANLPQDFQILDSEDQLRLLKRLIRAMNLDEKQWPPRQAMWYIGGKKDDGLRPQHVESYGNPVEATWQRIYQAYQEACDRAGLVDFAELLLRAHELWLNKPHILRHYRERFTNILVDEFQDTNQIQYAWIRMLAGDDGNVMIVGDDDQSIYGWRGAQVENIQRFLDDFPGAQTIRLEQNYRSTSNILQAANALIAHNGGRLGKNLWTEGAEGEPITLYCAFNELDEALFVVNRIKVSQEQGGALKDCAILYRSNAQSRVLEEALLQTGLPYRIYGGMRFFERQEIKDALAYLRLIANRNDDAAYERVVNTPPRGLGDRTLDVVRQTARDRQLTLWQSSRALLAERVLAGRAAAALQRFLELIDALAEETAELPLHVQTDRVIKNSGLWSMYEQEKGEKGQARIENLEELVTATRQFSYNDEDQDLLPLQAFLSHAALEAGEGQADSYQDAVQLMTLHSAKGLEFPQVFIVGMEEGMFPSQMSLDEGGRLEEERRLAYVGVTRAMDKLTITYAETRRLYGKEAYHRPSRFVGELPPACVEEVRLRASVTRPASQQRIGAPLSESDSGFTLGQRVRHPKFGEGTVVNLEGSGEHSRLQIAFQGQGIKWLVVAYARLETV